The following DNA comes from Brassica oleracea var. oleracea cultivar TO1000 chromosome C5, BOL, whole genome shotgun sequence.
TCTTAGTAATTGAAAGAGCTTATCCTCCATCTAGTATACGTAATTCGTATATGACATGCAAGGAAAGAGGTTGCAAAAATATTGAACCACTTTTCTTCTCACTAATTATTGTATTTGTTGGACGAGGATAAACTAATAGCAATAAGTATAACATATGAGAGAATAAATAAACAAGTAATAGTGGACTGCAAGATTATCATTTGAGAATTAAATAGCATTAATCATTTTGAAATAAAAATAAATTGTGACTACTTTAATAAACACCAATTTGCTTCAAGTCTTCTTCTCTATTTATACATCTTCTCCAATCCAACAAAAGACACACACTTATATACACTAAACCTTCCATCCTCTTGTCCTAGAAAGCTCTCCATAATCTGAATATTTCTTTTCTCACACATTCATTTGCTTTTGTTATTCAGAACTAAACAGAAGTAACTTCCTAAACTCTGTTTCAAGATGCATAAAAATAACAACAAGAAGTCTCTCAACATCTCAAGCATGTTCCAAACCTTCATCCCTGACAGCAACATTTTCTCCCGACGCTGCATTTGGGTCAACGGTCCAGTCATCGTCGGAGCTGGCCCATCGGGCTTAGCCGTAGCCGCGGGCTTGAAACGCGAAGGCGTACCGTTTATCATCCTCGAGCGAGCTAACTGTATCGCTTCCCTGTGGCAAAACAGAACGTACGATCGTCTCAAACTCCATCTCCCCAAACAGTTTTGCCAGCTACCGAACTTCCCCTTCCCTGAGGACTACCCTGAATACCCTACCAAGTTTCAGTTCATCCAGTACCTTGAGGAGTACGCAACGCACTTCGACATCAACCCTAAGTACAACGAGACGGTCCAGTCAGCGAAATACGACGAGACGTTCGGGCTGTGGAGGGTTAAGACCATTTCCAAGAGCGGGCAGCTCGGCTCTTGCGAGTTTGAGTATATCTGTAGGTGGCTTGTGGTGGCTACTGGTGAGAATGCTGAGAAAGTTGTGCCGGATTTCGAAGGTCTAGAGGACTTTGGCGGAGATGTTCTTCACGCCGGAGATTACAAGTCCGGTGGAAGGTACCAAGGGAAGAAAGTTCTGGTCGTTGGATGCGGAAACTCGGGAATGGAAGTCTCTCTAGATCTCTATAATCATGGAGCAAACCCATCAATGGTCGTTCGCAGCTCTGTAAGTTCCAAAGTCCCAGCCTTTATAACCCAAAAAACAGAGTATCCTCTGTTTTCAAAAACAGAGCATCTTATCTTATACTCTGTTTTGTTTCCTTCTTAGGTTCATGTGTTACCAAGGGAGATTCTTGGGAAGTCCACGTTCGAGCTAGGAGTCACGATGATGAAGTGGATGCCGGTATGGCTCGCGGACAAGACACTGCTCCTACTAGCTAGGATAGTGTTGGGGAATACCGACAAATACGGTCTGAAAAGACCGAATATCGGACCGTTAGAGCTGAAGAACAAGGAAGGTAAAACACCGGTTCTTGACATTGGGGCACTACCGAAAATCAGAGCGGGAAAGATCAAGATCGTCCCAGGGATCATAAAGTTCGGTCGAGGAATGGTTGAGTTAGTCGATGGACGTGTTCTTGATATTGATTCCGTTATTCTAGCTACTGGTTACAGAAGCAACGTCCCTTCATGGCTTAAGGTAATAATCTAGACAACATCTGTCGTTGTTTCTTTAAAGATCTAGCGTGAAATTTTATAACATTTAATGATGTCGGAAGGAAAAAACATGAATAACCCACCCGACCAGGTCCGAGTTTAGTGAAACCCGACTCAAAGTGTGTTATTGAATGTGAGCATTAAATGCAAAAATCACAATCTTAGAAAATATCAAAAGAAATGTTACATTTTTATCGAAAAGGATAGAAGCTCGTGGTACTTAATTGAAGTCGCTTTGAATTATATTTTGCAGGACAATGACTTCTTTTCCGATGATGGGATACCGAAAAACCCGTTTCCAAACGGGTGGAAAGGAGAGGCGGGATTGTATGCGGTCGGGTTCACGAGAAAAGGATTGTTCGGCGCGTCGCTGGACGCGATGAGTGTGGCTCACGATATCGCAAACAGGTGGAAAGAAGAATCTAGGCAACAGAAGAAAACTGCTGCTGCTCGTCATCGTCGATGTATCTCACATTTCTAGTTTGGGAAATAAATAAAAAAATATTAGGGCAAGAAAAAAATATACAAAAATGGAGTATGGTAAATTAGTATTTGGATGAATGTGAACAAAACAAAAATCAAAGAGATAATTAAGCCCTCTCCCCAGAAGAAGAAACCCAAAAACAAAAAGTGTGAAAAATAAAATATAGTTGGGTTTTTTTCTTTGTTTTAAGGAAGATGTGGCTTTTTATATATATATATGTATTATGATTTTATTATTTTGTTTTGAGAGTGCTTTGTTTTCTTGTTTTTGTGTATTATTTTTCTTCTTCGTTTTAGATTTTGAACTCTGTAAGAAGTTTTGCTTAATCTAATATGACAAATGTTATTATGTTTTTTTTTTTTATCTTGATGGTTTTTTTTAATTGATTGAGCAAAAGAAGGAAGAAAAAAAAGAATGAAACAACTAAGATCATGCTGTTTCATTATTGGAAGAATACTCTCATACGTTAAGAGCTGTTATTTAGGTGTTTTAGGAATCATTATACTAATTTTGTAATGATTTAATTTGACAAATGATTGATTACACATGATTATATTGGACCATTAATACAAAATAACATGATTACTCATATCCCAGGGAACAAAACATGCATTTATGATTTATGTAGGATATGCAAAATCCAATAGCGATGCAAGGGAAAAAAAAACAAAAAACATATATCTACCATTATCATACAGGAAAGGAAACTATCAATGAAAAATGGAATTATATATATGATATAGATATAATTTAAAACGATTATACATATACATTTGAAACGGATTCAGATCCAAAATATGCAATATGTAATAAATATATCTCTAAAGATTATTATTTAAGTTTTTCATTTGTCAAATTGCACTTCAAAATAATTTAAGATGCCAGAGTAACTTTATTTCCACCAAAATATAAAAGACAAAACTTATACATTCTCTGTATATGGACAAAGCCTCTGCTTTTTTTTTTTCTTTAAAACTCTGGTGCAAAGAGACCATACATTTATGAGTATCAAATTTCATTCGAGGTCTGAGACTCTGCAAGCAAACCCATTGAACCAGCAGAACATAGAATTAACAAACAAAAGGACAAAAAAAGTAAACCGTTGAAGTTTGTATTTGTGAGTGAGTGAATAATGAAGGCTAGAAACTATGGTTCCTTCATTCTCTGATCCAAACAGAAAAACATTAAAAGCTAACTTCCCCCAACTGTGTAAATGTCTGGTTCCCATCCTCTTAAAACAGTTAATCATGTTCACACAGAACCCTGCAACCTTTTACTCAGACATCACCTTAACCTAAAGATATGGAGGAAGGTAACCACATGGGTCATTTGGATTCAGCCGCCGATTTAGACTGTTCTCTTATCAAAAAGAAAACACCAAACCGACACAAATTTTTTTTTTTGCCGGTCTTACCAGATTCACAAGAGAAATAGTTTTGGATATTACTAACATACTACCAGTTGAGAAACAGTAGGACCAATGTACATTACTACTCACTGTAGAATGAGTGAAACATTTGTAAACTTACATGACCAAACTAAAGACCTTTACATGTTCATTTCTTAGAGAGCATTTGATCTATCTGACCGTTCTTGTTGTACATTTCTACTATCTTTTTGGAATATGAAGGCATGTGACTGTTGGCTCTGCAGATGACAATGCCACTTTGGTTATTATAAAGCTAATATAAACGTTTATCTCTAGGAATGTGGTTCAGACTTTTACCTTTCTTTTCCCCATTTTCGGTTGACGTGCAAATAGTTTCTGATGGTATGGTAATCCAATGAGTACCGAGCAAATTCTAGACCCTTCGGACCAACCTGAAGCAAGAACGCATTTATCCAATTATGACTTTTTGCTATTAAGTTACTTGCCAAGTTTGTGTTTATATAGACAGAGCTTTACCAAACTTAAGATGAATGCTATAATGTTTCCAACAAATAGTGGCGCCGGCTGAGCAGGACCTTGACCTGAGAAAAATATAGAGAAGTGAAATATTTCTATTACTTCAGACAAATGATAGTATAAGTTTCATTGCATTGCTTTGAGCAGAGATGATTCAAGAAACATACCAAACTTAGCAGCATCGTCTGCCTTGACGGTCTCTGTAACAAAAGGTCGCCGATCACCCTGAAAACAACAGCAAAAAGATACGTTTGTCCGAGTTTCCTTTTAACTAGATCTCTCAAGTCTTATAATAAGTAACATTAGATATTATAAGTCTTACGCTACTGATTGTTGGAGAGATCTCCAAAAGGTTTTCTACTAAGCTTAGCATTTCTTTCCCGCGCTCATTCCTGTAGTTTTATGCATAAGCACCACTAGTTTTGGCCAACCTCACTAGACTATATGGTTCATGTTAAAAATAGGGAGGTAGAAGTATTGACCTCACTGTAATATACTGCGGATGGTCAGTCATGTTCACACCTGAATACTTTGGAACACCCATATAGCCTATAACCAAATCCTATAACCATACATAGAGTTATAAGGAACTGTTTGAAATAGGTAAATGGAATGGCATCTTAATTGCTAGAGAAACACTCACCGCTAATGCATTTGTGTAATCAAAGCAGCTGCAGAATAGAATAGAAAAGAAAAGGAGACTTTAGAAGGTCACAGCGGCAATACATTGATTATACACAAACTTTCTAGGCATTACCTATAACAAGATGGAGCTATGACATCAACTAAATCGTTTGCTGGTAGAGAGAAATAGGGAACCTGTTTTTAGCCAAACAGATTTTCAAAAAGCTGCAACATCGCAGAAGCAATACAGTATTTTAAGTAATTATATACCTCTTCAATGTGTCCGTCCAGGTGTTTAAGTTGGACCTGCAAGAGAAGTCAAAACAAGCTCAAAGCAAAATGCTCGTTGCTAAAAAGTGTAGGAAAATTTATAGATAGCGGTAATGTATCTAACCTTGTAATCTTGCATAAACTCATAGTGGAGAACAGTCTCTGGCTCCTTACTAGCCGCTTTAAGAAACTTGTCAAGTCCTTCCCTTGTTCCATTGTCCACTATTGATTCACAAATATACTATTAGTACTTAGTAGGATATTAACAAATCTAGGAAGGATGAGTAAATTATTACCACAATTAGTGCCTAGAACATAAAGCTTTTCAAGATTAAGATGCTGCTCCACTGATCTCAACGCTGCAGCATAAGAAATCACTCTGCATTATAACACTATTGAGTCATGGTATGGAGGAACTTTGAAAATATAAATATAATAAAAAGGAAGCATGTAACAAAGACATTACCTTGCACTTGGCAACCCACACCGCAAAAGAGAAGACGTTTCACTCCGGAAGACTGTTACAAATGCAACTTTTAATATATATTTCAAATAGACTAAAAGTGATAGTAAACACATGCAAGAAACAAAGGGTCTGCGAGCAAATAACCTCGATTAGTTCAAGAGTATTCAGATTAGGAGACAGAGTTGGTTTGACGCCTCTTGCTGCCAAAACTTCTTCAGGTGTTCTTTAGAATGAAAACAAATAAACATCAAGAGGATGGAGACTTGAAGGAGAATGGACTCAAATAAATCACGGAGGGTTGGTGGAAAACCTGGCTAATACTGGTCTTGGAGACAATCTATCTTCAGGGTCACTATTAATTCAACAAATCATTTACATGATTAGATGGAAGAATCTATATCTTAGTCAATTACTGAAATTAAACAGCAGTTTTTACCTTTGCACACAAACAACAGCCTCAACCATGTTGGATTTTAGCATCTCAATGGCTATGGTTGTGACAATTCCAGTCCACTGTGCTCCTACAACCGAAGGTAGAACGCAAATGTTACATAGCTTTCAAGAAGAGTTTTAGGGATCACAAGAAAAACAATGTTTCTGAGCTTCTTCGGAAGAAATTATATAAAAGAGAAACAAGAGAAACTGATGCATTGAAGCCAAAAACAGCAAAACTTTGTCATCTTAAACGAGGCACAAAAATGGCCTAGCATCAATTTACCTTCAACAGGCTTCAGCTTACGAGCATAAAGCTGCTCTTGATGGACCCCAAAGTATGTATCTTCTAAGGAATCTGCTTTCCTTCCTCTACCATGCACAACAGGTTCCAAGCTCTGCACAAAAACTTATAAAACTTTAATAAAACAAGAATCTTAACCCACCATCTTGTCTATTTCAAGGTCATATGGACATTACTTCAATCCTTGACATTCCATCTCCAAGAAAAGCACATGCATCCTTCACATGGGCTATGTAGTAGGTGTCGCATAGCCCGCATCGACTGCAGAAACCCCATTAAAACAACCAAGAATTCTGATAAGAACCAGGGAAACAAATAGGGAGTTAAAACAAAAAGGACAGAACCTGCAATGATCTTTTGCTGGATAGGTGCCTCCCGGTGGTATAGGTTTGGATTTCTCCCTCCAATCTTCTCTTAGTTTCACTTTCCTTTTGGGCTCCATATTCACATCTGCAGTTGAAGAACAGAAGACACAATGAACAAAGATTACTTCATGCAGGTTCCAGAAGAAAGAAAAACACAGTGGATGTAAGAAAATAAGACAAAGATCGATGCTTTTGAGTACATAAACAGACACAAACACAATCCACGACAAGTTCCAATTTGTCTTCAAGTGCCAAAATTTTCCAGAATCTTTCACACAGTTTCAAGGATCGTTTTTGCACTCAAGGGTTGACGAAATTTTATAAAAAGACGGGTCTTTTAAGAAAATTGAAAGAATCTATGACATGTATGAGCTGAGCAGACAGCAAAACAGAGAGAAATAGAGCAGGATAAAGTGAGCACCTTTGGAACGTGAAGAAGAAGAAGAAGAGTTAACGACAGAGAAGAATGGAGGAGGGATGAGAGAGAGCTTGGAGGTGACAGTAATCATGTTTGCCCAATGAGGAGAGAGAAGATATTTTTGCTTTTGAACTTGAGATTCCTCTGAAGATGATAAGAGAAGAGTCAAAATCACAGACCAATAACAAATAACCGGTTAAAGAGTAACCGACCTCAAACCCAATTTTAAACCGGTCTGAAGGGTTTTTATTTGATGTCTGATGAAACTCTTCCTTTGTCTCATTTTACAATTGAAACAATTACAAAAAGAGATTAATATTCAAACAAAACCAATACAAGAACAACTGTCTGTTGAATCATTCTTTCTCATATTACTCCATGGAAAAGATAAAACAAGAAAATATTATTAATCCTCACTGAAAACATTCATTCATCATCATCATATGACTTTGTGAGAGAAACTAAGAAGAGATCACCAGACATCAGGACGGAGTTCCCCAGTCGCCGGTGGCATCCAACGACCAGAATTGTAAACGTTCTCACCAACTTTCCATCCTGGAACATCCTTCATTACATCAGCCTCGTAGTCCAGATATTTTTTCCACTCCGACACAAACCTATTAACAACACAAAGAATATGAGCTGGGATTACTCATTGTCTGAAGGTTGCAGGAACAAAGACTTAAATTTTAAAAGAGAAAGTCATTTACCTTTCATCTTCTTCAGCTTGAAGAATGGGAAGTATAGCTCTACGAGCAGCATATTTCTCTTCCTTCAACGCCCTACACATCAAAAATCAATCTTATTAAGTAAGTTCTTACTGATAACGAATTAAACGCGTCACGAGGGAATTGAAAGTTTCTGATGAGAAGCTAAGGAAGTCCATGGCAAACAATACGAAATCAATTTTTTCTTGCTCACTAGAAAAACATTGCATATTAATGTTGTTAACTGATAACGGATAAGCCAGATGATATGCCACTAAATGACTAACAATCTGCTATCAACTTGTAACTAGATTGCTTTCTTTATCTCAGCTTAACGATAGTGGCTTAAGGGGTTGTAGATTCCCACATCTCCTAATATTATATCCGTCATATAACCACAAATCCTAAAGGCAAAACTTGCGGTGATTAAGCTCCAACCAAAATGCCATGGAACACTAACCAAACAACACACACACACAAAGTAACTGGACAAGATTTAAAATCACCATTTCTGGTACCTTCCATAGGTTAGCCATTTCTAAAGTTTACGTTTTTATTGCCTCAAGTTTAAACAATTAACGAACCAAAAGTTTATGTTTTTATTACCTTAAGTCTAAACAATTAACGAACCAAAAGTTTATGTTTTTATCACCTTAATTTTAAACAATTAACGAACCAAAAGTTTATGTTTTTATCACCTTAATTTTAAACAATTAACGAACCAAAAGTTTATGTTTTTATCACCTTAATTTTAAACAATTAACGAACCAAAAGTTTATGTTTTTATCACCTTAATTTTATACAATTAACGAACCAAAAGTTTATGTTTTTATTACCTCTGCACACAAAACAAAAGTTCTTAACTCTAAAGGAAAACTAGTCATTTCTAAAACCAGGATGGACCATAAAGCTTCTAGGCTATAGGAATCTCCTTATTACCTGCGGATTTTGTTTCCTTGCCCGACCTGGTACATTCCCCAAGCAAACGCACCAGAAACGGTGAGAAAAATCGCCATGGCGCTAGGACCCGTGTTCGATATCCGGCGAGCGTATCGCACCGGCGCAAACCCACCCGGCGGCGGACCATCCTGAAGCAGCGGCATATCCTTCACACTCGCCATTCCCGGCTTCTTCCTGATCATCGCCTCCGTCATCTCCCCTCAATCGAATTGACTCTCTGATCACTCTGAGATCCGATTCGATTTTGCTAACCGAGTCTTCTAGGGATTCAGAAGAAATGACGTAGTTAACGAACTGGGCTTTAAAAGCCCAAGCCCATTTATTTGTAAATCATTCAGAAGATAGTTAATAAACTGGGCTTTTAAGGCCCAAGTCTGTTTAATTCGTAAATCACGTGACTCACGTGATTGTCTTCTTCTTCTTTCTTTAAATAATAAACCCCTAAAGTTCTCAGAATCTTCTCTTCAGCCGCCGATTGTGTTTCTCCTCCTCTCTACGATCATGGTGGGGTTTAAGAACAGGTTCATGTTGATGGAGGTTTATCTCGACCCAGACAAGGATCTCTTAGGAGAAGGAACTCCTGTTATCCTCACGAAACTCAACCTCTCGGAAGCGATCAAAGACAGCATCCTCGTCAATTTCGGCGAGTGCGGTCTCGCCTCTTGTCTCGGATCCTTCCACGTCGCGTATGTGAACCCGGTCACGAAGCTGTGCATTGTAAGATCGTCGAGAGATGAACACAGGCGAGTTTGGTCGGCGATGACGCTGGTCAGAAGCGTCGGGAACTGCCCCGTGGTGTTTAACTTGCTCGATATCAGCGGTTGCATCAGAGCGTGTCGAGACGCGGCCTTGAAGTGCGAGACGGACAAGTTTAATCAGTCTGGTAAAGGATTGTCCGAAGAGGAGATTCGAGAGATGAATAGGTGTTTAGATAAGCTCAAACTGTTGTAATAACTCGACTTTTTCGAATTTGACCCCTAAGTTTTCAAAATGTGCAATCATTCCCTTGTCTTATATACTGTTGCGATTTGATCTGGATATTTATGGCATTTTTTGTGAGACTCGGGAACTCAAGGGGCACAAGTGCAAAGTCGTCTTAATTAATAAACTCGAAATTATATAATTGGAGGAGCCATTATCGTCTCTGAAGTTAAACTCTTCTGTGGAAGAGAAGAATCGAATCGGTATTGATCATCTAGCCCTTTTCAAAGTCGCTGACTTTATCGATAAATTTACTCTTGTATGTTGCATTACACTTGATCATTTTAATGGGTTTTATTAGATCTGTTTCGCATCTTTGACCAACTGTGTTTTTGTATATGCACGCTCTATGTTCGATGAAATGCCTCACAGACGTGGTAGCAAAATAATATTCATGTTTCTATCTTTAGCGCTTGATCTATTTATCCTAGCTCCTTAGATTCGATTCTTAACTTTAGCTTTGTTGCTTTTTGGAAACTGTTTGCTGTTTTGGTCATGCGTTTAGATCCCATCAGTAATCATCTTCCTGTTGCTGAAGTGAATAATGGTGGATGATGTGCAGGAAAATGAGAACCCCAAGAACCCTGGAGGTATGGAAGCTAGGCACTGTCAACTATTTGAAGTCCCTTAAACTTCAAGACAAGTTGGTTTCTGAGAGAAAAGCTAATCGAATCCCCGATACACTCCTCTCCCTTCAGCATCCACCAACTTACACGTTGGGTAAACGTAGAACCGATCACAACCTACTCATCCCTGAAGCTGAACTCAAGAGCATTGGCGCTGAGCTTCATTATACTCAAAGAGGAGGAGATATCACTTTCCATGGCCCTCACCAAGCCATCTTATACCCTATCCTTTCCTTACGCAGCATAGGTTTTGGTGCTAGGAGCTATGTAGAGGCATTGGAGCGGTCGATGATCGAATTTTCTTCGCTTTACGGCGTGAAAGCTCGTGCGGGAAACAAATGTGAGACTGGGGTTTGGGTCGGGGATAGAAAGATTGGTGCTATTGGGGTTCGTATATCCTCTGGAATCACTTGCCATGGTCTGGCCTTCAACATAGATCCTGATATGAAGTACTTTGAGCACATTGTTCCGTGTGGGATTGCTGATAAAGAAGTTACATCTCTGAGAAGGGAGACAGATGCTCAGCTTCCTTCCGAAGAAGTGATTCATGAGCAGTTGGTTACCTGTTTGGCCAAAGTGTTTTCGTATGATGACGTTGTGGTGAAGGAAGATCCTTCAGCCATTTTAAACACCCTGGAGGATGACGACTAATAGCGCATTCATCAAGTTATCTTTCAATGTATTTGATTTGAGATTTGTAACACTTTATATCATTTGATCATCTATAAGCATTCATCAACTAACAGTATCTTAGTCCGAAGCAGCGAGGTTTACCAAATGAGACACCAAATCTTCAAGGCAAGAAAACTGATTCAATAAACTCTTTTGGAACTCTTCAGTCTCATCTGATCTCAGCTCACTTAAACCTTCGTTGATCCTCTTCATTCCGTTCTGCAATAGCTCCACTCCTCTGCAAATCCCTTCTGGGAGTTTCCTTCTCTTGTTTGGTCGTTTCTCTGCTTTCTTTCTTCTAGAAGCTTTTGCACTATTGGATTAACCTCCATGCCTTCTTTAGAAAGTAACTCGAGTTCCTCTTGTGAAGGAGTGGTCGAGAGAAGCGCATGTTCTTTCTCCAAGAACATCTTTAGCTCAGACATGAACCGCTCTTTTTTGGCTTCTCTACCCAGTAGCTATATCGAAAGCTAGAGCAGCGTCTTCAGGTACGAATCTCCATAGCTGGCTACAGCTCGTACGTGCGCAGAAATACCCAAACGCAGTAACCGCGTGGTGTACCAAAGCCCAGTGGCGTTTCCTGAGAAGCAGATGGTAGAGTTCCCACACCGCCCGGCTCTTTGGAGAGGTTTCGGTTTCAGACATTTCGTAACTGACAAGTCCTGACAAGAAGAGAGCAAGGCTTGGTTCTGATTTATTGATGATGATGATGATGCTTATCAGTTTCTGAGATGAAAAGCTTTTGAAGCTCTGTTATGACATTGTCCATCTCTTGGCAAGTGTATAGCTGCTCGCTTCTTGAGCTTTGCATCTTCTCCAAGCTCAAAAGAATACCTCATGACAGACCGAAAAAATACAACTCGAGCCAGGACCAAAACTCTGGCACTTGAAGCTGATTTAAAAGATATAGACCAGATATTCACCAATGATGTTTTTGTCTGCGAATCATGGCTCTGTTTATCATCTACGAACAACGAATCAAGAACTGTGAGCTTGAATTCTTGTGTTAGTTCACCTGCATTCAACAGAGACGAACAACAGAGTCTATCACCACTTGTGGAGCCTTGAAAATCTCCGAGGAGAAGGATTCAACTTTCTTCCCCAAATTAAAGTGAAAGCTATTAACAGATGACAACAATGCAACACACTAATGTCAACCTACAGTAAAAATATGGAATTCCAGTGGAAAATATGTTAATAAACCAGCTTCATGATTAAGATGAATCCGGAAGATACCTTGGCATTCAATATCACCTCCTTTGTCAAATTCAGAAGCTCTGAAACAAACTTACGAACTGTAACAGCTAAGGTTTCTGTAATGACCCACTCCCACCATCTCCACTTCTTTCTCCAACTCCACCACTTCCACCTTCTTCTCCACCATCTCCACCATCTCCACCTTCTTCCCCACTATCTCCAACTTCTATAAAACTCAAGAAAAAGAGAGAGAGAAGAAGAAGAAGAGAGAAAGCTCACCTGAGCTCGTCGCCGGAGCAACCGTGCGCCGTGATCACATTCAGCTTGCCACCACCGATAAACACCCTAGGTAACCGCCGGAAACCGCATTCCTTAAGCTCAGTTTCGTTTCCGTTTAGTAAATCGCCCATAACTTCCTAACCGTGATGAATCTCGTGAATCCAAGACCACCATCGTGTTCCTCTCGACGAGACGAATCCGTAGCCACCGAAAAAGCCTCAATCGGAGCCCGGACGAAGCCGCACGCACCTCCAGAAGTTTCGCCACTGCGCGCGCGTGAGGTACACGCGCCGCCGCCAGACCACCGTCCTCCGCCGAAGCTCCGCCCTCACCGCCGGCCATATTTCCGGTAAGCCGCCGCCGGAGCTCCGCCGTTGCCGCCGGTGACCGACACCGGTGACTCGCCGGCGACTCGCCAACTCGGCCGAGTCGACCCGGTGAGTCAACTCGGTGACTCGGTCAACCGGTGGTTTGACCGGTTTAAATCGATTTCGATTCGGTTAGGTTAAACCGGTCGGTTAAAATCAATTGGNNNNNNNNNNNNNNNNNNNNNNNNNNNNNNNNNNNNNNNNNNNNNNNNNNNNNNNNNNNNNNNNNNNNNNNNNNNNNNNNNNNNNNNNNNNNNNNNNNNNNNNNNNNNNNNNNNNNNNNNNNNNAAAAAACCGGATTAGTTAATTAATTAATTAAATAATTAATATTTGACCAGCGGGTTGACTTTTCCGTAAATACCCGTTTTAAACCGTTCAAAAAGCGTTCCGACTCGAAATTTCGATCTGATTTCAGATTTGGAGTCCATTTGAGCAGCTGGAGTTCATAGATACCACCTCTTATTGTTGCTAAGGTGAGGGTCTATTCCCGAACTCCTCTTATTCGGCTTAGGACCTCGAATAAGTATAATTTATTTCTAATGTGTTCCGTCTGTNNNNNNNNNNNNN
Coding sequences within:
- the LOC106293797 gene encoding probable indole-3-pyruvate monooxygenase YUCCA3 — protein: MHKNNNKKSLNISSMFQTFIPDSNIFSRRCIWVNGPVIVGAGPSGLAVAAGLKREGVPFIILERANCIASLWQNRTYDRLKLHLPKQFCQLPNFPFPEDYPEYPTKFQFIQYLEEYATHFDINPKYNETVQSAKYDETFGLWRVKTISKSGQLGSCEFEYICRWLVVATGENAEKVVPDFEGLEDFGGDVLHAGDYKSGGRYQGKKVLVVGCGNSGMEVSLDLYNHGANPSMVVRSSVHVLPREILGKSTFELGVTMMKWMPVWLADKTLLLLARIVLGNTDKYGLKRPNIGPLELKNKEGKTPVLDIGALPKIRAGKIKIVPGIIKFGRGMVELVDGRVLDIDSVILATGYRSNVPSWLKDNDFFSDDGIPKNPFPNGWKGEAGLYAVGFTRKGLFGASLDAMSVAHDIANRWKEESRQQKKTAAARHRRCISHF
- the LOC106294953 gene encoding 7-hydroxymethyl chlorophyll a reductase, chloroplastic isoform X2 produces the protein MEPKRKVKLREDWREKSKPIPPGGTYPAKDHCSRCGLCDTYYIAHVKDACAFLGDGMSRIESLEPVVHGRGRKADSLEDTYFGVHQEQLYARKLKPVEGAQWTGIVTTIAIEMLKSNMVEAVVCVQSDPEDRLSPRPVLARTPEEVLAARGVKPTLSPNLNTLELIESSGVKRLLFCGVGCQVQALRSVEQHLNLEKLYVLGTNCVDNGTREGLDKFLKAASKEPETVLHYEFMQDYKVQLKHLDGHIEEVPYFSLPANDLVDVIAPSCYSCFDYTNALADLVIGYMGVPKYSGVNMTDHPQYITVRNERGKEMLSLVENLLEISPTISSGDRRPFVTETVKADDAAKFGQGPAQPAPLFVGNIIAFILSLVGPKGLEFARYSLDYHTIRNYLHVNRKWGKERANSHMPSYSKKIVEMYNKNGQIDQMLSKK
- the LOC106294953 gene encoding 7-hydroxymethyl chlorophyll a reductase, chloroplastic isoform X1, which encodes MITVTSKLSLIPPPFFSVVNSSSSSSRSKDVNMEPKRKVKLREDWREKSKPIPPGGTYPAKDHCSRCGLCDTYYIAHVKDACAFLGDGMSRIESLEPVVHGRGRKADSLEDTYFGVHQEQLYARKLKPVEGAQWTGIVTTIAIEMLKSNMVEAVVCVQSDPEDRLSPRPVLARTPEEVLAARGVKPTLSPNLNTLELIESSGVKRLLFCGVGCQVQALRSVEQHLNLEKLYVLGTNCVDNGTREGLDKFLKAASKEPETVLHYEFMQDYKVQLKHLDGHIEEVPYFSLPANDLVDVIAPSCYSCFDYTNALADLVIGYMGVPKYSGVNMTDHPQYITVRNERGKEMLSLVENLLEISPTISSGDRRPFVTETVKADDAAKFGQGPAQPAPLFVGNIIAFILSLVGPKGLEFARYSLDYHTIRNYLHVNRKWGKERANSHMPSYSKKIVEMYNKNGQIDQMLSKK
- the LOC106294959 gene encoding NADH dehydrogenase [ubiquinone] 1 alpha subcomplex subunit 13-B, which produces MTEAMIRKKPGMASVKDMPLLQDGPPPGGFAPVRYARRISNTGPSAMAIFLTVSGAFAWGMYQVGQGNKIRRALKEEKYAARRAILPILQAEEDERFVSEWKKYLDYEADVMKDVPGWKVGENVYNSGRWMPPATGELRPDVW
- the LOC106294958 gene encoding probable ribonuclease P/MRP protein subunit POP5, which translates into the protein MVGFKNRFMLMEVYLDPDKDLLGEGTPVILTKLNLSEAIKDSILVNFGECGLASCLGSFHVAYVNPVTKLCIVRSSRDEHRRVWSAMTLVRSVGNCPVVFNLLDISGCIRACRDAALKCETDKFNQSGKGLSEEEIREMNRCLDKLKLL
- the LOC106294957 gene encoding octanoyltransferase, whose product is MRTPRTLEVWKLGTVNYLKSLKLQDKLVSERKANRIPDTLLSLQHPPTYTLGKRRTDHNLLIPEAELKSIGAELHYTQRGGDITFHGPHQAILYPILSLRSIGFGARSYVEALERSMIEFSSLYGVKARAGNKCETGVWVGDRKIGAIGVRISSGITCHGLAFNIDPDMKYFEHIVPCGIADKEVTSLRRETDAQLPSEEVIHEQLVTCLAKVFSYDDVVVKEDPSAILNTLEDDD